From one Triticum urartu cultivar G1812 unplaced genomic scaffold, Tu2.1 TuUngrouped_contig_361, whole genome shotgun sequence genomic stretch:
- the LOC125527338 gene encoding subtilisin-like protease SBT5.3 encodes MAMETGTAAAAEPTRRLLLPLAVSFLLCALAAGTKPPPPSSSYIVYLGAHSHRAGVSAEEASTLATESHYDLLGSVLGDREKARDAIFYSYTKSINGFAAVLEPAVAAAIAKRPGVVSVFPNRGVRMQTTRSWEFMGLEKAGVVPQWSAWEVARYGGDTIIGNLDSGVWPESLSFNDGEMGPIPDTWKGICQNEHDPKFKCNSKLIGARYFNKGYAKEAGHPPADRLNTPRDDVGHGSHTLATAGGSQVNGAAAFGYGNGTARGGSPRARVAAYRVCFNPPVNDVECFDADILAAFEAAIADGVHVITASVGGEQKDFFEDTVAIGSLHATKAGITVVCSATNNGPDFGTVSNLAPWVITVAASTTDRAFPGYLVFNRTRVEGQSLSEASLRTKSFYPLIIATDAVAPGRTVEDAQVCMLDSLDAAKVTGKIVVCCVRGGVRRMEKGEAVRRAGGVGMVLVNDEEGGSNVIADAHVLPALHINYTDGLALLAYIKSTPSPPSGFISKATTIVGARPAPVMASFSSVGPNVLNPEILKPDVTAPGVAIIAPWSGMASPSDRPWDERRVDFTIQSGTSMSCPHVAGIAGLVKTLHPDWSPAAIKSAIMTTATDLDMEQRPILNPFLQPATPFSYGSGHVFPARALDPGLVYDASYRDYLNFFCALGYDATAMGRFNETRYACPAPPVAVRDLNYPSITLPDLAGLTTVRRRVRNVGAPRSTYTAAVVREPEGVQVNVTPATLAFAAVGEEKEFQVSFVARVPFVPAPKGAGGYGFGAIVWSDGPGNHRVRTPLAIRRRKL; translated from the exons ATGGCCATGGAGACCGGCACGGCAGCGGCCGCTGAGCCCACACGCCGGCTTCTCCTCCCACTCGCGGTCTCTTTCCTCCTCTGCGCGCTCGCCGCCGGgacgaagccgccgccgccgtcgtcgtcgtacaTCGTGTACCTCGGCGCCCACTCCCATCGCGCCGGCGTCTCGGCGGAGGAGGCGTCCACGCTGGCCACCGAGTCGCACTACGACCTCCTCGGCTCCGTCCTGGGCGA CCGGGAGAAGGCGCGCGACGCCATCTTCTACTCCTACACCAAGAGCATCAACGGCTTCGCCGCCGTCCTCGagcccgccgtcgccgccgcgaTCGCCA AGCGCCCCGGCGTGGTGTCGGTGTTCCCGAACCGCGGCGTGAGGATGCAGACGACGAGGTCGTGGGAGTTCATGGGGCTCGAGAAGGCCGGCGTCGTCCCGCAGTGGTCGGCGTGGGAGGTGGCCAGGTACGGCGGGGACACCATCATCGGGAACCTCGACTCCGGCGTGTGGCCCGAGTCCCTGAGCTTCAACGACGGCGAGATGGGGCCCATCCCGGACACCTGGAAGGGGATCTGCCAGAACGAGCACGACCCCAAGTTCAAATGCAACag CAAGCTCATCGGCGCGCGCTACTTCAACAAGGGGTACGCGAAGGAGGCGGGCCACCCGCCCGCCGACAGGCTGAACACGCCGCGGGACGACGTCGGCCACGGCTCGCACACGCTGGCCACGGCGGGCGGCTCCCAGGTGAACGGCGCCGCCGCCTTCGGCTACGGCAACGGCACGGCCAGGGGCGGCTCCCCGCGCGCGCGCGTGGCGGCGTACCGCGTCTGCTTCAACCCGCCCGTGAACGACGTGGAGTGCTTCGACGCCGACATCCTGGCCGCCTTCGAGGCCGCCATCGCCGACGGGGTGCACGTCATCACGGCGTCCGTGGGCGGCGAGCAGAAGGACTTCTTCGAGGACACGGTGGCCATCGGGTCGCTCCACgccaccaaggccggcatcaccGTCGTCTGCTCCGCCACCAACAACGGCCCGGACTTCGGCACCGTCAGCAACCTCGCGCCGTGGGTGATCACCGTCGCCGCCAGCACCACCGACAGGGCCTTCCCGGGCTACCTCGTCTTCAACCGCACCAGGGTGGAAGGGCAGAGCCTGTCGGAGGCGTCGCTCCGCACTAAAAGCTTCTACCCCCTGATCATCGCCACCGACGCCGTCGCCCCCGGTAGGACGGTCGAGGACGC TCAGGTGTGCATGCTGGACTCCCTGGACGCGGCCAAGGTGACGGGGAAGATCGTGGTGTGCTGCGTGAGAGGAGgcgtccgcaggatggagaagggCGAGGCCGTGCGCCGAGCCGGAGGGGTCGGGATGGTCCTCGTCAACGACGAGGAAGGCGGGAGCAACGTCATCGCCGACGCGCACGTTCTCCCGGCCCTGCACATCAACTACACCGACGGGCTCGCGCTCTTGGCCTACATCAAGTCCACCCC GTCTCCTCCTTCCGGTTTCATCTCCAAGGCGACGACGATCGTCGGCGCGAGGCCGGCGCCGGTCATGGCCTCCTTCTCGTCGGTGGGGCCAAACGTCCTCAACCCGGAGATCCTAAAG CCGGACGTGACCGCGCCGGGAGTGGCCATCATCGCGCCGTGGAGCGGCATGGCGTCGCCCTCGGACCGGCCCTGGGACGAGCGCCGCGTCGACTTCACCATCCAGTCCGGCACGTCCATGTCGTGCCCGCACGTAGCCGGCATCGCCGGCCTCGTCAAGACCCTCCACCCCGACTGGAGCCCCGCCGCCATCAAGTCGGCCATCATGACCACCG CGACGGACCTAGACATGGAGCAGCGGCCGATCCTGAACCCCTTCCTGCAGCCGGCGACGCCCTTCAGCTACGGCTCCGGCCACGTCTTCCCGGCGCGCGCGCTGGACCCGGGCCTCGTCTACGACGCCTCGTACCGCGACTACCTCAACTTCTTCTGCGCGCTCGGGTACGACGCGACGGCGATGGGCAGGTTCAACGAGACGCGCTACGCGTGCCCGGCCCCTCCCGTCGCCGTGCGGGACCTCAACTACCCGTCCATCACGCTGCCGGACCTCGCCGGCCTGACGACGGTGCGGCGCAGGGTCAGGAACGTGGGCGCGCCGAGGAGCACGTACACGGCCGCCGTCGTCCGGGAGCCGGAGGGGGTGCAGGTGAACGTGACGCCGGCCACGCTGGCGTTCGCGGCCGTCGGCGAGGAGAAGGAGTTCCAGGTGAGCTTCGTGGCGAGGGTCCCCTTCGTGCCGGCGCCCAAGGGCGCCGGAGGGTACGGGTTCGGCGCCATTGTCTGGTCCGACGGGCCCGGGAACCACCGGGTGCGGACTCCTCTCGCCATCAGGAGGCGCAAGCTGTAG